From Micromonospora rifamycinica, a single genomic window includes:
- a CDS encoding type I polyketide synthase, which translates to MATDEKLLQYLKRVTAELHTLRQRGSGHADEPLAVVGMACRFPGGVASPEDLWRLVVDGVDALSDFPEDRGWPLEGLFDPDPDAPGTSYTSQGGFLTGAGQFDAGLFGISPREALAMDPQHRLLLETSWEALEDAGVDPTSMHGTDVGVFSGVFTQGYGAGSITPELEAFAGTGSASSVASGRVSYTFGFEGPAVTIDTACSSSLVAIHLAAQSLRLGECSMALAGGATVMPTPGTFVAFSRQRVLAADGRSKAFAAAADGTGWSEGVGVLVLERLSVARERGHRVLAVLRGSAVNQDGASNGLTAPNGPSQQRVIRKALAGAGLTPAEVDAVEAHGTGTALGDPIEAQALIATYGQGRRPGRPLWLGSIKSNIGHTQAAAGVAGVIKMVQALRHGVLPPTLHVDEPTPQVDWSAGAVELLTGVREWPRDGHPRRAGVSAFGISGTNAHVILEEAPATDAVPAPATDAVPAPATDAVPAQPAGPVPLVVSAHSAASLAAQAGRLASFLTGTTLPLARVAGAVLTERAVLAERAVVVAETTGQAVVGLAALAGGEAVPEVVTGSGPAGRVVLVFPGQGSQRAGMGGELYDRYPVFAQALDEVCAHLDAELAGWTDHPVREVVLGRLPRSGDLLNQTVFTQAGLFAVESALFRLVESWGVRPDLVIGHSIGEITAAYAAGVLSLADAARVVAARGRLMQALPPDGAMVAVAAGEAEVADLLDARVELAAVNGPSSVVLSGDHDATLAAADRLRERGHKAKQLVVSHAFHAHQMEPMLAGFAAALAGVSWRPPTIPVVSNVTGRLAEPGELADPGYWAAHVRRPVRFADGIAAAVAQGGDLFVELGPGAALTAMVAETAAALDAEVRCVPALRDGRPEDRTLLTALAELFVRGVPVDWTPLLPPVAGHVDLPTYAFDRRNYWLPPGGSGADATSLGQSAVDHPLLGAVVRLPQSDGLVFTSLLSLRSHPWLADHAIGGRVLVAGTGLVELAVRAGDEVGCGVLDELVISTPMLVPERGGVRVLVAVGAAGDNGTRSVDVYSLRDDDADEWTRHATGLLSDGPAARGSGFDFSAWPPPGAQPVEAAGLYADLAERGYAYGPSFQGLRSVWRRGDEVFAEVALPVEAGAAPAGFGIHPGLLDSALHAGMLGTAAAEETGPPVLPFAWNGMVLHAAGASALRVRIAPAGPGAITVEAADPTGAPVVSVDSLVSRPVAVDERDTTGTRDALFRVEWTGLPVVAGEPEPSWVAVATVDDVAALTDDPPAVAVFEAVGADDPLAVTARALDVLQVWLDSGPQDARLVVVTRGAVPAGDGGVADAAAAAVWGLARSAQAENPDRIVLLDLDADGAVGPALGPVLASGEPQVAVRGTVLSAPRLARVAEPDATQAGFGGAGPVLVTGGTGSLGALVARHLVARHGVRRLVLVSRRGPAADGAGELVAELTGQGAEVSVVACDVSERGQVATLLAAHRPTAVVHTAGVLDDGVLQALTAERLATVFAPKVDAVRHLDELTRDLDLDAFVVFSSASGVFGSAGQGNYAAANAFLDAAVARRRAAGLPGVSLAWGLWEQTDGMTAHLGDADQARASRGGVLAITPAEGMALFDAAVRADLALLVPVKLDLRASRATVPYLLRGLVRPSRQQARAASAGDQDLVGRLAGLDPAAQEALLLHLVRGQVAFVLGHAGADAVRPDTAFKDAGFDSLTSVELRNRLREATGLKLPATLVFDYPNPVALARYLHEVLGERVAVAPTRVATVADPDEPIAIVGMACRLPGGVSNPDDLWRLVRDGREGVSPFPTDRGWDLTDLFDPDPDNRGTSTTSRGGFLADAGLFDAGFFGISPREALAMDPQQRLLLEVSWEALEGVGVDPTSLRGGDVGVFTGISAQGYGMGVSAPELEGFASTAGAASVASGRVSYVFGFEGPAVTIDTACSSSLVAMHLGAQALRQGECSMALAGGATVMATPGTFVAFSRQRGLAGDGRCKSYADGADGTGWAEGAGVVVLERLSVARERGHRVLAVLRGSAVNQDGASNGLTAPNGPSQQRVIRRALASAGLDPADVDVVEGHGTGTPLGDPIEVQALLTTYGRDRSPDRPLWLGSIKSNIGHAQSAAGVAGVIKMVQALRHGVIPPTLHVDAPTSQVDWSGGGVELLTRPREWPREGRPRRAGVSSFGISGTNAHLIIEEAPAEPAVPAAPSGPAVPVPAATPDGPLPLVLSARSAGSLAGQARRLATMVEDAAGVPLAAVARALVSGRAVFGERAVVVAGSTEEALAGLRALADGGSAPDVVVGRVPASGVPGKLVWVFPGQGAQWMGMGRELLDSSPVFAERIAECASALRRWVDWSLPEVLRGECDPALMERVDVLQPASFAVMVGLAAVWSSVGVVPDAVVGHSQGEIAAACVAGALTLEDAARVVALRSQAIATGLSGRGGMASVSLGADELTARLAPWDGRVEVAAVNGPGSVVVAGEAGALDEALDAFAADGVRVRRIAVDYASHSRQVERIRDTLAEALAGIRAQAPVVPFLSTVTGEWVSGAGVVDGGYWFRNLRHQVGFGAAVTELVDRGHRVFVEVSAHPVLVQPIAESTDDVDAVVVGSLRRGEGGQRRLLTSMAELSVRGVPVDWSAVLPVPAARVDLPTYAFDHQHYWLHASGAATDATSLGLAGADHPMLGAVVRLPQSDGLVVTARLSLGSHPWLADHAVRDVVVVPGAGLVELAVRAGDEAGCSVLDELVIEAPLVVPRQGAVRVQVAVGGPGPDGARTVEVFSQREDADADGWTRHASGVLAVAAPQGHGGGFDFTAWPPPGAEPLDIGDGYRRLAEVGYGYGATFRAVRAVWRRADEVFAEVALPEEHRAEAGRFGIHPALLDAALHSTLVGAAVAADAPGGQELSLPFAWNGLRLHAAGAAVLRVRVTSPGPDAMALEAADEAGGLVVTMESLVGRPVSTAQLAAAAGTALADSMFRLEWVGLPSPRVGSTPSRLPVADAEEVATLADEVLSGRTEAPAAAVLEVVGGDDVLGATTRVLDAVQCWLDGGGFEESRLVVATRGAVPAGDGAVTDPTGAAVWGLVRAAQAENPDRIVLVDLDPAAGEPPDALWGAVLASGEPQVAVRGAALSVPRLTRAAGEVPAAGEVFGPDPTVLVTGGTGSLGALAARHLVARHGVRRLVLASRRGPAAEGAAELVAELTGQGAEVVVVAADLADRDQVAALLAEHPPTAVVHTAGVADAGVIGTITPERLAEVFAPKVDAVRHLDALTRGLPLTAFVVYSSVSAVFMGAGSGSYAAANAFLDGLMAQRRSLGLPGLSLAWGLWDQSTGGMAAGTDELARSRMTRRGGLLALTPQEGMELFDAALGSGRPSLVPAKLDLRGVRADAAAGGAVPHLLRGLVRAGRQQARVAAGDEAGQLSERLAGLPAGERAGVLLDLVRTQVAAVLGYRAGHHVEADQGLFEVGFDSLTAIELRNRLRDLTHHRIAANLVFTHPTPERIAAHLNELMYGDRADAPAAISV; encoded by the coding sequence ATGGCCACCGACGAGAAACTCCTCCAGTACCTCAAGCGCGTCACGGCCGAGCTGCACACCCTGCGGCAGCGGGGTTCGGGGCACGCCGACGAGCCGTTGGCCGTGGTGGGCATGGCGTGCCGGTTCCCGGGTGGCGTGGCCTCGCCGGAGGACCTGTGGCGGCTGGTCGTCGACGGGGTGGACGCCCTCTCCGACTTCCCCGAGGACCGGGGCTGGCCCCTGGAGGGGCTGTTCGACCCGGATCCGGACGCTCCCGGCACCTCGTACACCAGCCAGGGTGGCTTCCTGACGGGCGCGGGGCAGTTCGACGCGGGCCTGTTCGGGATCTCCCCGCGGGAGGCGCTGGCGATGGATCCGCAGCACCGGCTGCTGCTGGAGACGTCGTGGGAGGCGCTGGAGGACGCCGGGGTCGACCCGACGTCGATGCACGGCACCGACGTCGGGGTGTTCTCCGGGGTGTTCACCCAGGGCTACGGAGCCGGGTCGATCACGCCGGAGCTGGAGGCCTTCGCCGGCACCGGGTCGGCGTCGAGCGTGGCGTCCGGCCGGGTGTCGTACACCTTCGGGTTCGAGGGGCCGGCGGTCACCATCGACACCGCCTGTTCGTCGTCGCTGGTGGCGATCCACCTGGCCGCGCAGTCGCTGCGGCTGGGGGAGTGCTCGATGGCGTTGGCCGGTGGCGCGACGGTGATGCCGACCCCGGGCACGTTCGTGGCGTTCTCCCGGCAGCGGGTGCTCGCCGCCGACGGCCGGAGCAAGGCGTTCGCCGCCGCCGCGGACGGCACCGGCTGGTCCGAGGGCGTCGGCGTGCTGGTGCTGGAGCGGCTGTCGGTGGCCCGGGAGCGCGGGCACCGGGTGCTGGCGGTGCTGCGCGGCAGCGCGGTGAACCAGGACGGCGCGTCCAACGGGTTGACCGCGCCGAACGGCCCGTCGCAGCAGCGGGTGATCCGCAAGGCGCTGGCCGGGGCCGGGCTGACCCCGGCCGAGGTGGACGCCGTGGAGGCGCACGGCACGGGGACCGCGCTGGGTGACCCGATCGAGGCGCAGGCGCTCATCGCGACCTACGGTCAGGGCCGCCGGCCGGGCCGCCCGCTGTGGCTCGGCTCGATCAAGTCCAACATCGGCCACACCCAGGCGGCGGCGGGCGTGGCCGGGGTGATCAAGATGGTGCAGGCGCTGCGGCACGGGGTGCTGCCGCCCACGCTGCACGTGGACGAGCCGACCCCGCAGGTCGACTGGTCGGCGGGCGCCGTCGAACTGCTGACCGGGGTACGCGAGTGGCCGCGCGACGGCCACCCGCGTCGGGCCGGGGTCTCCGCCTTCGGGATCAGCGGGACCAACGCGCACGTGATCCTCGAGGAGGCTCCGGCGACCGACGCCGTGCCGGCTCCGGCGACCGACGCCGTGCCGGCTCCGGCGACCGACGCCGTGCCGGCGCAGCCCGCCGGGCCGGTGCCGCTGGTGGTGTCGGCCCACAGCGCCGCCTCGCTGGCGGCGCAGGCGGGCCGGCTGGCCTCCTTCCTCACCGGCACCACGCTGCCGCTGGCCCGGGTGGCGGGGGCGGTGCTGACCGAACGGGCGGTGCTGGCCGAACGCGCCGTGGTGGTGGCGGAGACGACCGGTCAGGCGGTGGTCGGGCTGGCTGCGCTGGCCGGCGGCGAGGCCGTTCCCGAGGTGGTCACCGGCTCGGGTCCGGCCGGCAGGGTCGTGCTGGTCTTCCCGGGTCAGGGCTCGCAGCGGGCCGGCATGGGCGGCGAGCTGTACGACCGGTACCCGGTCTTCGCGCAGGCGCTGGACGAGGTCTGCGCGCACCTGGACGCCGAACTGGCCGGTTGGACCGACCACCCGGTGCGCGAGGTGGTGCTGGGCCGGCTGCCGCGCAGCGGTGACCTGCTGAACCAGACGGTGTTCACCCAGGCCGGCCTGTTCGCGGTGGAGAGCGCGCTGTTCCGGCTGGTGGAGTCGTGGGGGGTGCGGCCGGACCTGGTGATCGGGCACTCGATCGGCGAGATCACCGCCGCGTACGCCGCCGGGGTGCTGTCGCTGGCCGACGCGGCCCGGGTGGTCGCGGCGCGCGGCCGGCTCATGCAGGCGCTGCCGCCGGACGGGGCGATGGTCGCGGTGGCCGCCGGTGAGGCCGAGGTCGCCGACCTGCTCGACGCCCGGGTGGAGCTCGCCGCGGTCAACGGCCCGTCCTCCGTGGTGCTCTCCGGCGACCACGACGCCACCCTCGCGGCGGCGGACCGGCTGCGCGAGCGGGGCCACAAGGCGAAGCAGCTGGTGGTCTCGCACGCCTTCCACGCGCACCAGATGGAACCGATGCTGGCCGGGTTCGCCGCGGCGCTGGCCGGGGTGTCGTGGCGTCCGCCGACCATCCCGGTGGTGTCGAACGTGACCGGCCGGCTCGCGGAGCCGGGCGAGCTCGCCGACCCGGGGTACTGGGCGGCGCACGTCCGCCGGCCGGTCCGGTTCGCCGACGGGATCGCCGCCGCGGTGGCGCAGGGCGGGGACCTGTTCGTGGAGCTCGGGCCGGGCGCGGCGCTGACCGCGATGGTCGCGGAGACCGCCGCCGCGCTGGACGCCGAGGTCAGGTGCGTCCCGGCGCTGCGCGACGGCCGCCCGGAGGACCGGACGCTGCTGACCGCGCTGGCCGAGTTGTTCGTCCGGGGTGTCCCGGTCGACTGGACCCCGCTGCTGCCGCCGGTGGCGGGGCACGTCGACCTGCCGACGTACGCCTTCGACCGGCGGAACTACTGGCTGCCGCCGGGCGGGTCCGGGGCGGACGCGACGTCGCTGGGGCAGTCCGCCGTCGACCATCCGCTGCTGGGCGCGGTGGTGCGCCTGCCGCAGTCCGACGGGCTGGTCTTCACCTCGCTGCTGTCGCTGCGGTCGCATCCGTGGCTGGCCGACCACGCGATCGGCGGCCGGGTGCTGGTGGCCGGGACCGGGCTGGTCGAGTTGGCGGTCCGGGCGGGCGACGAGGTCGGCTGCGGGGTGCTCGACGAACTCGTCATCTCCACGCCGATGCTCGTCCCGGAGCGTGGCGGGGTGCGGGTGCTGGTGGCCGTCGGAGCCGCCGGGGATAACGGCACCCGCTCGGTGGACGTGTACTCGCTGCGCGACGACGACGCGGACGAGTGGACCCGGCACGCCACCGGCCTGCTGTCGGACGGGCCGGCGGCGCGGGGCTCCGGGTTCGACTTCAGCGCCTGGCCGCCGCCGGGCGCGCAGCCGGTCGAGGCGGCCGGTCTCTACGCCGACCTGGCCGAGCGGGGCTACGCGTACGGCCCGTCGTTCCAGGGGCTGCGGTCGGTGTGGCGGCGAGGTGACGAGGTGTTCGCCGAGGTCGCGCTCCCGGTGGAGGCGGGCGCCGCGCCGGCCGGCTTCGGCATCCATCCCGGGTTGCTGGACTCCGCCCTGCACGCCGGCATGCTCGGTACCGCGGCGGCCGAGGAGACCGGCCCGCCGGTGCTGCCGTTCGCCTGGAACGGGATGGTGCTGCACGCCGCCGGTGCGTCGGCGCTGCGGGTGCGGATCGCCCCCGCCGGCCCGGGGGCCATCACGGTGGAGGCGGCGGACCCCACCGGCGCCCCGGTGGTGTCGGTGGACTCGCTGGTGTCCCGGCCGGTCGCCGTCGACGAGCGGGACACGACCGGCACCCGCGACGCCCTTTTCCGGGTGGAGTGGACCGGGCTGCCGGTGGTCGCCGGGGAGCCCGAGCCGTCCTGGGTGGCGGTGGCGACCGTCGACGACGTGGCCGCGCTGACCGACGATCCGCCCGCGGTGGCGGTGTTCGAGGCGGTCGGCGCGGACGACCCGCTGGCGGTGACCGCGCGGGCGCTGGACGTCCTCCAGGTGTGGCTCGACAGCGGCCCGCAGGACGCGCGGCTGGTGGTGGTGACCCGGGGCGCGGTGCCCGCCGGTGACGGCGGGGTGGCCGACGCCGCCGCGGCGGCGGTCTGGGGGCTGGCGCGGTCGGCGCAGGCCGAGAATCCGGACCGGATCGTGCTGCTGGACCTCGACGCCGACGGCGCCGTCGGGCCGGCGCTGGGGCCGGTGCTGGCATCGGGGGAACCGCAGGTCGCGGTGCGGGGCACCGTGCTCTCGGCGCCCCGGCTGGCCCGGGTCGCGGAGCCCGACGCCACCCAGGCCGGGTTCGGCGGGGCGGGGCCGGTCCTGGTCACCGGCGGCACCGGGTCGTTGGGCGCGCTGGTCGCGCGGCATCTGGTGGCCCGGCACGGGGTACGACGGCTGGTTCTGGTCAGCCGGCGGGGTCCGGCCGCCGACGGTGCCGGGGAGCTGGTCGCCGAGCTGACCGGGCAGGGTGCGGAGGTGTCGGTCGTCGCCTGCGACGTGTCGGAGCGGGGGCAGGTGGCGACGCTGCTGGCCGCGCACCGGCCGACGGCGGTGGTGCACACCGCGGGCGTGCTGGACGACGGCGTGCTTCAGGCGCTGACCGCCGAACGGTTGGCGACCGTGTTCGCCCCCAAGGTGGACGCGGTCCGGCACCTCGACGAGCTGACCCGGGACCTCGACCTCGACGCGTTCGTGGTGTTCTCGTCCGCGTCCGGGGTGTTCGGCTCCGCCGGGCAGGGCAACTACGCGGCGGCGAACGCCTTCCTGGACGCGGCGGTCGCCCGGCGTCGGGCCGCCGGCCTGCCGGGGGTGTCGCTGGCGTGGGGCCTGTGGGAGCAGACCGACGGGATGACCGCCCACCTGGGCGACGCCGACCAGGCCCGGGCCAGCCGGGGCGGGGTCCTGGCGATCACGCCCGCCGAGGGCATGGCCCTGTTCGACGCCGCCGTCCGCGCCGACCTGGCGCTGCTGGTGCCGGTCAAGCTGGACCTGCGGGCGAGCCGGGCGACGGTGCCGTATCTGCTGCGTGGCCTGGTCCGGCCGAGCCGCCAGCAGGCGCGGGCGGCGTCGGCCGGGGACCAGGACCTGGTGGGCCGGCTGGCCGGTCTCGACCCGGCGGCGCAGGAGGCGCTGCTGCTGCACCTGGTACGCGGCCAGGTCGCGTTCGTGCTCGGGCACGCCGGCGCGGACGCGGTACGCCCGGACACCGCGTTCAAGGACGCCGGCTTCGACTCGTTGACCTCGGTGGAGCTGCGCAACCGGCTGCGCGAGGCGACCGGGCTGAAGCTGCCGGCGACCCTGGTGTTCGACTACCCGAACCCGGTCGCCCTCGCCCGCTACCTGCACGAGGTGCTGGGCGAGCGGGTGGCTGTCGCCCCCACCCGGGTCGCCACCGTGGCGGACCCGGACGAGCCGATCGCGATCGTGGGCATGGCCTGCCGGCTGCCGGGCGGGGTGTCCAACCCGGACGACCTGTGGCGGCTGGTGCGCGACGGTCGGGAGGGGGTGTCGCCCTTCCCCACCGACCGGGGCTGGGACCTGACGGACCTGTTCGACCCGGATCCCGACAACCGGGGCACCTCCACCACCAGCCGGGGCGGTTTCCTCGCCGACGCCGGCCTGTTCGACGCCGGGTTCTTCGGGATCTCGCCGCGGGAGGCGCTGGCCATGGATCCGCAGCAGCGGCTGCTGCTGGAGGTGTCGTGGGAGGCGCTGGAGGGCGTGGGTGTCGATCCGACCTCGTTGCGGGGCGGCGACGTCGGTGTCTTCACCGGCATCTCCGCCCAGGGCTACGGGATGGGGGTGTCCGCGCCCGAGCTGGAGGGCTTCGCGAGCACGGCGGGGGCGGCCAGTGTGGCGTCCGGCCGGGTGTCGTACGTGTTCGGGTTCGAGGGGCCGGCGGTCACCATCGACACGGCGTGCTCCTCCTCGCTGGTGGCCATGCATCTGGGCGCGCAGGCGCTGCGCCAGGGCGAGTGTTCGATGGCGCTGGCGGGTGGGGCGACGGTGATGGCGACGCCGGGCACCTTCGTGGCGTTCTCCCGCCAGCGGGGCCTGGCCGGGGACGGCCGGTGCAAGTCGTACGCGGACGGCGCGGACGGCACCGGCTGGGCCGAGGGCGCCGGTGTGGTGGTGCTGGAGCGGCTGTCGGTGGCCCGGGAGCGCGGTCACCGGGTGCTGGCGGTGTTGCGGGGCAGCGCGGTCAACCAGGACGGCGCGTCCAACGGGCTGACCGCGCCGAACGGGCCGTCGCAGCAGCGGGTGATCCGCCGGGCGCTGGCCAGTGCGGGTCTCGATCCGGCGGACGTGGACGTCGTGGAGGGGCACGGGACCGGGACGCCGCTGGGGGATCCGATCGAGGTGCAGGCTCTGCTGACCACGTACGGGCGGGACCGGTCGCCGGACCGGCCGCTGTGGCTGGGGTCGATCAAGTCGAACATCGGTCACGCGCAGTCGGCGGCGGGCGTCGCCGGGGTGATCAAGATGGTGCAGGCGCTGCGGCACGGGGTGATCCCGCCGACGTTGCACGTGGACGCCCCCACCTCGCAGGTGGACTGGTCCGGGGGCGGGGTGGAGCTGCTGACCCGGCCCCGGGAGTGGCCGCGTGAGGGGCGTCCGCGCCGGGCGGGGGTGTCGTCGTTCGGGATCAGCGGGACGAACGCGCACCTGATCATCGAGGAGGCACCGGCCGAACCGGCGGTACCCGCCGCGCCGTCCGGACCGGCCGTCCCGGTGCCAGCGGCGACGCCGGACGGGCCGCTGCCGTTGGTGCTGTCGGCGCGCAGCGCCGGCTCGCTGGCCGGGCAGGCCCGCCGGTTGGCCACCATGGTCGAGGACGCCGCCGGTGTCCCGTTGGCGGCGGTGGCGCGGGCGTTGGTGTCCGGGCGGGCCGTGTTCGGGGAGCGGGCCGTGGTGGTGGCGGGGTCCACCGAGGAGGCCCTCGCCGGTCTGCGGGCGCTGGCGGACGGCGGCAGCGCCCCCGACGTGGTGGTGGGCCGGGTGCCGGCCTCGGGTGTTCCGGGGAAGCTGGTCTGGGTCTTCCCCGGCCAGGGCGCGCAGTGGATGGGCATGGGGCGGGAGCTGCTGGACTCGTCGCCGGTGTTCGCCGAGCGGATCGCCGAGTGCGCGTCGGCGTTGCGGCGGTGGGTCGACTGGTCGCTGCCGGAGGTGTTGCGGGGGGAGTGCGACCCGGCGCTGATGGAGCGGGTGGACGTGCTCCAGCCGGCGAGTTTCGCGGTGATGGTGGGGTTGGCGGCGGTGTGGTCGTCGGTGGGTGTGGTGCCGGATGCGGTGGTGGGTCACTCGCAGGGTGAGATCGCGGCGGCCTGCGTGGCGGGCGCGCTGACCCTGGAGGACGCGGCCCGGGTGGTGGCGCTGCGCAGCCAGGCCATCGCCACGGGCCTCTCCGGTCGCGGCGGCATGGCCTCGGTCTCCCTGGGGGCGGACGAGCTGACCGCCCGGCTCGCGCCGTGGGACGGCCGGGTCGAGGTGGCCGCGGTCAACGGCCCGGGCTCGGTGGTGGTCGCCGGTGAGGCCGGGGCGCTCGACGAGGCGCTCGACGCGTTCGCCGCCGACGGCGTGCGGGTGCGCCGGATCGCGGTGGACTACGCCTCGCACAGCCGCCAGGTGGAACGCATCCGGGACACCCTCGCCGAGGCGTTGGCGGGGATCCGCGCGCAGGCGCCGGTGGTGCCGTTCCTGTCCACGGTGACCGGTGAGTGGGTCTCCGGGGCCGGGGTCGTCGACGGCGGCTACTGGTTCCGCAACCTGCGCCACCAGGTGGGTTTCGGTGCCGCGGTGACCGAGCTGGTCGACCGGGGGCACCGGGTCTTCGTGGAGGTCAGCGCGCACCCGGTGCTGGTCCAGCCGATCGCCGAGAGCACCGACGACGTCGATGCGGTGGTGGTCGGGTCGTTGCGGCGTGGCGAGGGCGGGCAGCGGCGGCTGCTCACCTCGATGGCGGAGTTGTCCGTCCGCGGCGTCCCGGTGGACTGGAGCGCCGTGCTGCCCGTCCCGGCCGCCCGGGTCGACCTGCCGACATACGCCTTCGACCACCAGCACTACTGGCTGCACGCCAGCGGGGCCGCCACCGACGCCACCTCCCTGGGGCTGGCCGGCGCCGACCATCCGATGCTCGGCGCGGTCGTCCGGCTGCCGCAGTCCGACGGCCTGGTGGTCACCGCACGCCTCTCGCTGGGTTCGCACCCCTGGCTGGCCGACCACGCCGTCCGGGACGTGGTGGTGGTTCCCGGGGCCGGGCTGGTCGAGCTGGCGGTCCGTGCCGGGGACGAGGCCGGCTGTTCGGTGCTCGACGAGTTGGTGATCGAGGCGCCGCTCGTGGTGCCCCGGCAGGGCGCGGTCCGCGTGCAGGTCGCCGTGGGCGGGCCGGGCCCCGACGGTGCCCGTACCGTCGAGGTGTTCTCCCAGCGTGAGGACGCCGACGCGGACGGCTGGACACGGCACGCCAGCGGCGTGCTCGCGGTGGCCGCGCCGCAGGGGCACGGTGGCGGCTTCGACTTCACCGCCTGGCCGCCCCCGGGCGCGGAGCCGTTGGACATCGGCGACGGCTACCGCCGGCTCGCCGAGGTGGGCTACGGGTACGGCGCGACGTTCCGGGCCGTCCGGGCGGTGTGGCGGCGGGCGGACGAGGTCTTCGCCGAGGTGGCGCTCCCCGAGGAGCACCGTGCGGAGGCGGGCCGGTTCGGAATCCACCCCGCGCTGCTGGACGCGGCCCTGCACTCGACCCTCGTCGGTGCGGCGGTCGCCGCCGACGCACCGGGTGGCCAGGAGCTGTCGCTGCCGTTCGCGTGGAACGGGCTGCGCCTGCACGCGGCCGGCGCGGCGGTGCTGCGGGTGCGGGTGACCAGCCCCGGGCCGGACGCGATGGCGCTGGAAGCCGCCGACGAGGCCGGTGGCCTGGTGGTGACGATGGAGTCGCTGGTGGGCCGGCCGGTGTCCACGGCCCAGTTGGCGGCGGCGGCGGGGACCGCGCTCGCCGACTCGATGTTCCGGCTGGAGTGGGTCGGGCTGCCGTCGCCGCGGGTCGGCTCGACGCCGTCCCGGCTACCCGTCGCGGACGCGGAGGAGGTGGCCACCCTGGCCGACGAGGTGCTGTCGGGGCGTACGGAAGCTCCGGCGGCGGCGGTCCTGGAGGTGGTCGGCGGCGATGACGTGCTGGGGGCGACCACCCGGGTGCTCGACGCGGTCCAGTGCTGGCTCGACGGTGGCGGGTTCGAGGAGTCGCGGTTGGTGGTCGCCACCCGGGGCGCGGTGCCCGCCGGGGACGGCGCGGTGACCGACCCGACGGGAGCGGCGGTGTGGGGTCTGGTGCGGGCCGCCCAGGCGGAGAACCCCGACCGGATCGTCCTGGTCGACCTCGACCCGGCCGCCGGGGAGCCGCCGGATGCGCTGTGGGGTGCGGTGCTGGCCTCCGGCGAGCCCCAGGTCGCGGTGCGCGGCGCGGCGCTGTCGGTGCCGCGCCTCACCCGGGCCGCCGGGGAGGTGCCGGCCGCCGGGGAGGTGTTCGGCCCGGATCCGACGGTGCTGGTCACCGGGGGCACCGGGTCGCTGGGCGCGCTGGCGGCCCGGCACCTGGTCGCCCGGCACGGGGTGCGGCGGCTGGTGCTGGCCAGCCGGCGGGGTCCGGCCGCCGAGGGCGCGGCGGAGCTGGTCGCCGAGCTGACCGGGCAGGGTGCCGAGGTGGTGGTGGTGGCCGCGGACCTCGCCGACCGGGACCAGGTGGCCGCCCTGCTGGCGGAGCACCCGCCGACGGCGGTGGTGCACACGGCCGGGGTCGCGGACGCCGGGGTGATCGGGACGATCACGCCGGAGCGGCTGGCGGAGGTGTTCGCGCCGAAGGTGGACGCGGTGCGGCACCTGGACGCGTTGACGCGGGGGCTGCCGTTGACGGCGTTCGTCGTGTACTCGTCGGTGTCGGCGGTGTTCATGGGTGCCGGTAGTGGCAGTTATGCGGCGGCGAACGCGTTCCTGGACGGGTTGATGGCGCAGCGCCGGTCGCTGGGTCTGCCGGGGTTGTCGCTGGCCTGGGGCCTGTGGGACCAGTCCACCGGCGGCATGGCGGCGGGCACCGACGAGCTCGCCAGGTCCCGGATGACCCGGCGTGGCGGGCTGCTGGCGCTGACCCCGCAGGAGGGGATGGAGCTCTTCGACGCCGCCCTCGGGTCGGGGCGGCCGTCGCTGGTGCCCGCGAAGCTGGACCTGCGCGGCGTCCGCGCCGACGCGGCGGCCGGCGGCGCGGTGCCGCACCTGCTGCGTGGGCTGGTGCGGGCGGGCCGGCAGCAGGCGCGGGTCGCGGCCGGCGACGAGGCCGGGCAGCTCTCCGAGCGGCTGGCCGGGCTGCCGGCCGGCGAGCGGGCCGGGGTCCTGCTCGATCTGGTACGGACGCAGGTGGCCGCGGTCCTGGGCTACCGGGCGGGCCACCACGTCGAGGCGGACCAGGGGCTGTTCGAGGTCGGTTTCGACTCGCTCACCGCCATCGAGCTGCGGAACAGGTTGCGCGACCTGACCCACCACAGGATCGCCGCCAATCTCGTCTTCACCCACCCGACACCGGAGCGGATCGCCGCCCACCTGAACGAGCTGATGTACGGCGACCGGGCGGACGCCCCGGCGGCGATCTCCGTCTGA
- a CDS encoding arylamine N-acetyltransferase has translation MAIPYSSLAYDLADGVAVVDLDEDEVFDRSIADGRGGACYHLNRLFYRLLGELGYRTTLLAGSTAEGRAAFGSDVEHMFVGVALDGADWLVDVGYPGPTYVEPLRVGGPVQTQYGSQFRLVDQDSGTALQRRGVATRWSTVYTFTRQPRQWSDWKEMESNFREILADPGRDDTREVLCGRAVDDGQVFLRQRRYLTVRNGREQVRTITDDDEHRMLLSRILAGDLD, from the coding sequence ATGGCGATCCCGTACAGCAGTCTCGCCTACGACCTGGCCGACGGGGTGGCCGTGGTCGACCTCGACGAGGACGAGGTGTTCGACCGGAGCATCGCCGACGGGCGGGGCGGCGCGTGCTACCACCTGAACCGTCTGTTCTACCGGCTCCTCGGCGAGCTGGGCTACCGGACGACGCTGCTGGCGGGGAGCACCGCCGAGGGCCGGGCGGCGTTCGGCAGCGACGTCGAGCACATGTTCGTCGGGGTCGCCCTGGACGGTGCCGACTGGCTGGTGGACGTCGGCTACCCGGGGCCGACCTACGTGGAGCCGTTGCGGGTGGGCGGCCCGGTGCAGACCCAGTACGGCAGCCAGTTCCGGCTGGTCGACCAGGATTCCGGGACCGCGCTGCAACGCCGGGGGGTGGCCACCCGGTGGAGCACCGTCTACACGTTCACCCGGCAACCCCGGCAGTGGAGCGACTGGAAGGAGATGGAGAGCAACTTCCGGGAGATCCTGGCCGATCCGGGGCGGGACGACACCCGGGAGGTGCTGTGCGGCCGGGCCGTGGACGACGGCCAGGTGTTCCTGCGGCAGCGCCGGTACCTGACCGTCCGCAACGGCCGTGAGCAGGTCCGCACGATCACCGACGACGACGAGCACCGGATGCTGCTGTCCCGCATCCTCGCCGGCGACCTCGACTGA